From the Pedobacter cryoconitis genome, one window contains:
- a CDS encoding glycoside hydrolase family 2 TIM barrel-domain containing protein, translated as MKSSLQSTLLGMIVLLSGTFTVKAQLIPTELQTPDIVSVNRMPMRAEAYAYENKALAAKRQKENSAYFMSLNGTWKFNWVQDPAKRPLDFYKTDYNDAGWKDFKVPANWETNGYGLPVYVNQPYEFAGQTKRGARLNPPFDIPVDNNPVGSYRKTIEVPANWDGRQIFIHLGAVKSAFYIWVNGKKVGYSEDSKLAAEFDLTKYVKPGKNLIALEVYRWSDGSYLECQDMWRISGIERDVYLYSTPRLDIRDFRVNGNLTKDYKDGLLDVQLNIDNYRMDQRTNHSKPDTFSVALELNDATGKSIWKDNAEQQTVLGNYHQQLNFKKEIPLVKQWSAEIPYLYTLNIILKNSKGAVIEVIPQRVGFRSVEIKGSDFLVNGKRVFIKGVNRHEHNAKQGHTLTHADMRKDMEMMKKLNINAVRHSHYPPDPYWMELCDEYGLYVVDEANIESHGRGYDLSVTFANDKTWRNAHFERIRRMYERDKNYPSVVTWSLGNEAGNGINMYEGYNWLKSTDTTRPVQYERAEEDFNTDMIVPQYPDPEWLIEYSESKEMRPLIMSEFAHIMGNSLGNYDEYWNAIEHHPKLQGGFIWEWIDQGLDTVKNGKRILAYGGDFPLEGPVNENFSDNNFCVKGVVTAYRGLTPMAVQVKKTHQFIKTTYLGNNQVKVNNSYFFRNINDTQLNWEVIANGKVIDKGTVINLAVEPRAEITVTLPVKFKQQAGKEYFLNVHYVLKEAEPFLEKGYEVAYEQFALNKIEPASVQPVKGTLQINKTETLYTVAGKDFKVEFDVKAGVLKSYFQHNEQVLENGPVPAYWRAPTDNDIGAGFNKNLRKWRNAYQTAKLIASDLVQNPDGSYTMNFKKELLDGEAIQESAITVFADGTLKVDNHLKAVKGKYPLLLRAGTDLEMKKAYDNIEFYGRGPWENYWDRKTASLVGLYKQKTKDQYFAYARPQESGNKTDVRWVNFTNQQGKGLQFVYENNLLSFSALPYSLDDLDPEQDKKQYHSGELTARSSIYIHMDAQQSGVQGIDSWGSSPLKKYRVPFADQVNSYWIKPIK; from the coding sequence ATGAAATCTTCACTCCAATCAACGCTTCTGGGAATGATCGTTTTGCTTTCAGGTACGTTCACTGTCAAAGCGCAATTGATTCCAACAGAGCTGCAAACGCCCGATATCGTGTCCGTTAACCGGATGCCTATGCGCGCAGAAGCCTATGCTTATGAAAATAAGGCGCTGGCTGCTAAAAGGCAAAAAGAAAACTCTGCCTATTTCATGTCCCTGAACGGAACATGGAAATTTAACTGGGTGCAAGACCCTGCAAAACGTCCTTTGGACTTTTATAAAACAGATTATAACGATGCTGGATGGAAGGACTTTAAAGTTCCTGCCAACTGGGAAACCAATGGTTACGGGTTACCGGTTTATGTCAATCAGCCCTATGAATTTGCTGGGCAGACCAAAAGAGGCGCACGCTTAAATCCTCCTTTTGATATTCCGGTTGATAACAATCCGGTAGGCTCTTACCGTAAAACAATTGAAGTGCCTGCAAACTGGGACGGCCGCCAGATATTCATTCATTTAGGCGCTGTAAAATCGGCCTTTTACATTTGGGTAAATGGTAAAAAGGTTGGGTATAGTGAAGATAGTAAGCTTGCTGCTGAATTTGACCTGACCAAATATGTGAAACCAGGAAAAAACCTGATTGCTTTGGAAGTATACAGATGGAGTGATGGAAGTTACCTGGAATGCCAGGATATGTGGCGTATTTCTGGTATCGAACGGGATGTCTATTTATATTCGACACCTCGATTGGATATCCGCGATTTCAGGGTAAATGGTAATCTGACAAAGGATTATAAAGACGGTCTGCTGGATGTACAGCTTAATATAGATAATTACAGGATGGATCAGCGGACAAATCACAGCAAACCGGATACTTTCTCTGTCGCATTGGAATTAAATGATGCAACTGGAAAGTCAATCTGGAAAGATAACGCTGAACAGCAAACTGTATTGGGTAATTACCATCAACAACTGAATTTTAAGAAAGAGATCCCTTTAGTTAAGCAGTGGTCTGCTGAAATCCCTTATCTGTATACTTTGAATATCATCCTTAAGAACAGTAAAGGGGCGGTCATAGAAGTAATTCCACAGCGTGTAGGTTTCCGCAGTGTAGAAATTAAAGGCAGTGATTTCCTGGTAAATGGTAAACGTGTATTTATCAAAGGGGTGAACCGGCATGAACACAATGCTAAACAAGGCCATACTTTAACGCATGCGGATATGCGCAAAGATATGGAAATGATGAAAAAGCTCAATATCAATGCAGTCCGTCATTCTCATTATCCTCCAGATCCATACTGGATGGAGCTTTGTGATGAATACGGTTTATATGTGGTTGATGAAGCAAATATTGAGTCTCACGGCCGTGGATACGATCTGTCGGTTACTTTTGCGAATGACAAGACCTGGCGTAATGCGCATTTTGAACGGATACGCAGGATGTATGAAAGAGATAAAAACTATCCTTCGGTAGTGACCTGGTCACTCGGCAATGAAGCAGGGAACGGAATCAATATGTATGAAGGTTATAACTGGCTTAAAAGCACAGACACGACGCGTCCGGTACAATATGAACGGGCAGAAGAAGACTTTAATACCGATATGATTGTACCACAATATCCGGATCCGGAATGGTTAATTGAGTATTCGGAAAGTAAAGAGATGCGTCCGTTGATCATGAGTGAATTTGCCCATATTATGGGGAACAGCTTAGGGAATTATGATGAATATTGGAATGCCATTGAGCATCATCCAAAATTGCAGGGAGGATTTATATGGGAGTGGATTGACCAGGGATTAGATACGGTTAAAAACGGGAAACGTATTCTGGCTTATGGTGGCGATTTTCCTTTGGAGGGGCCAGTGAACGAGAATTTCAGTGATAATAATTTCTGTGTTAAAGGTGTGGTTACGGCTTACAGAGGATTAACGCCAATGGCTGTGCAGGTAAAAAAGACGCACCAGTTTATTAAAACGACTTATTTGGGTAATAACCAGGTTAAAGTTAACAATAGCTATTTTTTCAGAAATATAAACGATACGCAGTTAAATTGGGAGGTGATAGCAAATGGAAAAGTTATTGATAAAGGGACAGTAATAAACCTTGCAGTGGAGCCGCGTGCAGAAATCACAGTGACTTTGCCTGTTAAATTTAAACAGCAAGCTGGTAAAGAATACTTTCTGAATGTACATTATGTATTGAAAGAAGCAGAACCATTTTTAGAAAAAGGTTATGAAGTAGCTTATGAGCAGTTTGCCTTAAACAAAATAGAACCTGCTTCTGTACAGCCGGTTAAAGGTACTTTGCAAATCAATAAAACTGAAACGCTGTATACCGTTGCAGGTAAAGATTTTAAAGTGGAATTTGATGTGAAAGCAGGAGTGTTGAAAAGTTATTTTCAGCACAATGAACAGGTATTGGAAAATGGGCCTGTACCAGCTTACTGGAGAGCACCTACAGATAATGATATCGGTGCCGGATTCAATAAAAACCTGCGTAAGTGGCGGAATGCTTATCAAACGGCAAAATTAATTGCTTCAGATCTGGTGCAAAACCCGGATGGCAGTTATACGATGAACTTTAAAAAAGAGCTGCTGGACGGAGAAGCTATACAAGAATCTGCAATTACTGTTTTCGCTGACGGTACTTTAAAAGTGGATAACCATTTGAAAGCGGTTAAAGGAAAGTATCCTTTACTGCTCAGAGCAGGGACTGATCTGGAAATGAAGAAAGCCTATGATAACATTGAGTTTTATGGAAGAGGCCCGTGGGAAAACTATTGGGATAGAAAAACTGCTTCTCTGGTTGGTCTGTATAAACAAAAAACGAAAGATCAGTATTTTGCTTATGCACGGCCGCAGGAAAGTGGTAATAAAACAGATGTGCGTTGGGTAAATTTCACCAATCAGCAAGGAAAAGGATTACAGTTTGTTTATGAGAATAACCTGTTAAGCTTCTCGGCTTTACCTTACAGCCTGGACGATCTGGATCCTGAACAGGATAAGAAACAATATCATTCTGGTGAATTAACAGCAAGAAGCAGCATTTATATCCATATGGATGCACAGCAATCCGGTGTACAGGGAATTGATAGCTGGGGTTCAAGCCCGTTAAAGAAATACCGTGTCCCTTTTGCGGATCAGGTTAATAGTTATTGGATTAAGCCAATCAAGTAA
- a CDS encoding TetR/AcrR family transcriptional regulator, with translation MSATVPIKDDAIQKQILQAAQQLFQAHGLQKVTMDDVAKAIGKGRSSLYYYYKNKEEILDAVMDNEIRENLEEVSRAVAQRSSAEQKINAFYLTRLQLLEKRRALYSALDVGMDANEMSNFNKAKHAIHKRVVERENKMLGQILDHGIETGELRSIDAKDRDDLIFVLLSGLHGLKREMVLDNDFSRIEAAVNALSRLVIHGLKK, from the coding sequence ATGTCTGCTACCGTGCCTATAAAAGATGATGCTATCCAAAAACAGATCTTGCAAGCTGCTCAACAGTTATTTCAGGCGCATGGGCTCCAAAAAGTAACGATGGATGATGTGGCTAAGGCCATTGGTAAGGGAAGAAGCTCTCTGTACTACTATTATAAGAATAAGGAAGAAATACTGGATGCGGTAATGGACAATGAAATCAGGGAAAACCTGGAAGAAGTTTCCCGTGCAGTCGCTCAGCGATCTTCTGCGGAACAAAAAATAAATGCTTTTTACTTAACCAGATTACAACTTTTAGAAAAGAGAAGGGCGCTTTACAGTGCCCTGGATGTCGGTATGGATGCTAATGAAATGTCTAATTTCAATAAGGCCAAACATGCAATTCATAAACGCGTGGTAGAAAGAGAAAATAAAATGCTGGGTCAGATTCTTGACCATGGTATAGAAACAGGAGAATTACGCAGTATAGACGCTAAAGATCGGGATGATTTGATTTTTGTATTGCTGAGCGGTTTGCATGGATTAAAAAGAGAAATGGTACTTGACAATGATTTTAGCAGGATTGAAGCTGCGGTAAATGCGCTTTCCCGCCTGGTTATTCATGGATTAAAGAAGTAA